In the Helianthus annuus cultivar XRQ/B chromosome 11, HanXRQr2.0-SUNRISE, whole genome shotgun sequence genome, one interval contains:
- the LOC110869568 gene encoding uncharacterized protein LOC110869568, producing MEITGRNSFSGPDQKLGFDKSKVTYFKCKERGHFKRECPNREVNNHQNPFTNDYYRQAIYHRPNQQPAVQRPQIENKPEKALIMNQDDERVAEGFTWDKYIPGSDGQAMMAEIVELPEMVTKPEMIVEDVPVENVVDFEEIAAEIYYYQSEQEVLASTMKSIMRPKVFESFAGYFKEPMTGSCPRYEEKKEVVEEMIDVTKELTGETLKDIADKALMGKLKEVDSELEKSDSVSTVSVKQESDQKSRVQEVKVSESEFKNVGKQDVKIVCDEQVVVEKVVSISETPCQKYGVEGALNLKLRSIEDDLPESIDVTFSASDTDNESHVIKTVVDQVLDEESDNSEKSQSEKVGLPRSILSKWIMDSGASRHMTGTLALLYDVKSINRSYVGFAGNQGGRIVGQGTLTNGVISFEKVNYIVELENNLLSISQICDKSFSIEPRTYKEALTEDSWVNAMQEELLQFEKLGVWRLVDLPQNQKLIKTKWVLSANGMTEESW from the exons atggagatcacagGCAGAAACAGTTTCTCAGGCCCTGATCAGAAGCTAGGGTtcgacaaatcaaaggttaccTATTTCAAGTGTAAGGAAcgtggtcatttcaagagagaatgcccgaACCGTGAAGTGAACAACCATCAGAACCCTTTCACAAACGATTATTACAGGCAGGCAATCTATCATCGACCTAACCAACAACCTGCTGTTCAGAGGCCGCAAATCGAAAACAAACCGGAGAAGGCTCTTATCatgaatcaagatgatgaaagagtaGCTGAAGGTTTCACttgggataaatacatccctGGAAGCGATGGGCAGGCCATGATGGCAGAAATTGTTGAACTACCGGAGATGGTGACTAAGCCAGAAATGATTGTTGAAGATGTTCCGGTTGAGAATGTGGTTGACTTTGAAGAAATCGCTGCAGAAATTTACTATTACCAGTCAGAACAGGAGGTATTGGCAAGTACTATGAAATCAATAATGCGTCCTAAAgtgtttgaatcttttgcaggttatttcAAAGAACCGATGACTGGATCGTGTCCAAGAtacgaagaaaagaaagaagttgtCGAGGAAATGATAGACGTGACAAAAGAGTTGACTGGAGAAACATTGAAAGATATCGCTGATAAAGCTCTCATGGGAAAGCTAAAAGAGGTAGACTCAGAACTCGAGAAGTCAGATTCTGTCAGTACCGTGTCAGTCAAACAGGAGTCAGATCAGAAATCTAGAGTTCAGGAGGTCAAAGTGTCTGAGTCTGAGTTTAAAAATGTCGgtaaacaagatgtgaaaattgTGTGTGATGAACAGGTTGTTGTTGAGAAAGTTGTTTCAATCTCTGAAACACCatgccagaagt ATGGGGTGGAAGGTGCTTTGAATCTCAAGTTGAGATCAATTGAGGATGATTTGCCTGAAagcattgatgttacattctctgcATCCGACACCGACAACGAATCACATGTCATCAAAaccgttgtcgatcaggtgttagatgaagagagtgataactctgaGAAGTCTCAATCTGAGAAAGTT gggctgcccaggtCTATCCTTTCGAAGTGGATCATGGACAGTGGtgcatcgagacatatgacagggacgCTAGCTCTTCTTTACGACGTCAAATCAATAAATAGAAGTTATGTGGGATTCGCCGGAAATCAAGGCGGGAGAATTGTTGGACAGGGAACGTTGACGAATGGTGTCATCTCATTCGAGAAAGTGAACTATATCGTAGAGTTAGAAAACAATTTACTTAGCATTTCGCAAATATGTGATAAATCTTTCAGT atcgagcccagaacttacaaagaggcgttgACTGAGGATAGCTGGGTAAATGCGATGCAAGAGGAGCTGCTACAGTTTGAAAAGCTGGGTGTTTGGAGACTTGTTGATTTGCCACAGAATCAAAAGTTAATCAAAACAAAGTGGGTTTTAAGTGCAAACGGGATGacagaggagtcgtggtga